Proteins co-encoded in one Coprobacter tertius genomic window:
- a CDS encoding thiol-activated cytolysin family protein: protein MKTKLHLLISIVLCITVFSACNDKDNTDKNNPDTNPQQTAVDELIEKAGRIAALPEKNTTMLVSEVKSDKLVQYRDEASGSKYMGYSYKTTTHHSIVDNPMEFVTLDPWDILWPGALIQGKSLTDGIPAGIPIYSKRKPGRLSLSLMESKEDMDKWYVDTQMSSVRTDLAIEELIEKHVSSSPARTEFTIEPVTSPEEMTLKLGLNLKLWTPIIRQKFGNWDKNKNYVAVKLDRIYFSIAYEPAEPGYKGVFTEEIATEDLKDDTAPGNPICYVSSVSYGESYIILYESNDSRRTLELAVRAAFAGQNAETSIDRKQTFNEAKCKMVQLGGDPVAGLETVFGDYEKLHKFVTEGAIVSAHNIGVPISYKLSHLLDNSTVRLSNALEYDVTTQTFLPEEPNNDVVIDIHEAIMSPPQSKREISNYSAMILRAVNITIIKNSGGTNVVDDFIESPITCNTKNTGANIPIHKTFITKNVPKDARIRIEVQFYAINKTYRPSTQEKEDEFTLIQEFEFDKNKNVWRPVQQNSNAFEKLTKYIENFGGATMDFTLNYRFYCDGITYPIPEKN from the coding sequence ATGAAAACTAAACTACATTTACTCATCAGCATTGTTCTCTGCATAACTGTATTCTCTGCCTGCAACGACAAGGATAATACCGATAAAAATAATCCGGACACGAACCCGCAGCAGACCGCTGTCGACGAACTGATCGAAAAGGCAGGACGTATCGCCGCTTTGCCCGAAAAAAATACCACGATGCTGGTAAGTGAAGTAAAGTCGGATAAACTGGTACAGTACCGTGACGAGGCATCAGGATCAAAATATATGGGGTATTCCTATAAAACCACAACACACCACAGCATTGTAGATAACCCCATGGAGTTCGTCACCCTCGACCCCTGGGATATTCTCTGGCCCGGCGCCCTCATACAGGGCAAATCGTTGACCGACGGCATTCCCGCCGGCATACCCATATACAGCAAGCGGAAACCCGGCCGTTTAAGTCTGTCATTGATGGAAAGCAAAGAAGATATGGATAAATGGTATGTAGATACCCAAATGAGCAGTGTACGGACCGATCTGGCCATAGAAGAATTAATAGAAAAACACGTAAGTTCTTCTCCTGCCCGCACCGAGTTTACGATAGAGCCGGTTACTTCACCCGAAGAAATGACCCTGAAACTCGGTTTAAACCTGAAATTATGGACTCCAATCATCCGACAAAAGTTCGGAAACTGGGACAAAAATAAAAACTACGTAGCGGTAAAACTCGACCGAATATATTTCTCCATCGCATACGAACCCGCCGAACCCGGATATAAGGGAGTATTCACCGAAGAGATCGCCACCGAAGACCTGAAAGATGATACCGCTCCGGGAAACCCCATCTGCTACGTGAGTTCGGTCTCTTACGGAGAATCCTATATAATACTTTACGAGTCGAACGACAGCCGCCGCACTCTCGAGCTGGCCGTGAGGGCCGCATTTGCGGGACAAAATGCAGAAACGTCCATAGACCGGAAACAAACCTTTAACGAGGCCAAATGCAAAATGGTACAGCTTGGCGGCGACCCTGTCGCCGGCCTCGAGACCGTTTTCGGCGATTACGAAAAACTGCATAAATTCGTCACCGAAGGCGCCATCGTTTCCGCCCACAATATCGGGGTTCCCATCTCTTACAAACTCTCGCACCTGCTCGATAACAGTACCGTGCGGCTCAGCAATGCCCTCGAGTACGATGTCACTACCCAAACCTTCTTACCGGAAGAACCAAACAATGACGTCGTTATCGATATTCATGAAGCGATTATGTCGCCGCCGCAATCGAAACGGGAAATTTCTAATTATTCTGCCATGATTTTAAGAGCAGTAAATATAACTATCATAAAAAATAGTGGCGGTACAAATGTCGTAGATGATTTTATTGAATCCCCCATTACATGTAATACTAAAAACACCGGTGCTAATATTCCTATACATAAAACTTTTATAACTAAAAATGTTCCTAAAGATGCACGTATCCGCATTGAGGTTCAATTCTACGCGATAAATAAAACCTATCGACCGAGTACGCAAGAGAAGGAGGATGAATTTACGCTGATACAGGAATTTGAATTCGATAAAAATAAAAACGTATGGAGACCCGTGCAACAAAACTCTAATGCCTTCGAGAAACTTACGAAATACATCGAAAATTTCGGCGGCGCTACTATGGACTTTACCCTCAACTATCGATTCTACTGTGATGGTATTACCTACCCCATTCCTGAAAAAAATTAA
- a CDS encoding thiol-activated cytolysin family protein — protein sequence MKKQIPLITTAILCLAILCGCHDKDDKNVEFNNPPTEMIDEVGKLIQDAGHIETLPEKNTVILLDEKKSDKIEWVKDDLSGDEYLGYSVITTEHHSIIDNLMEFVTLDPRDILWPGALIQGKSLIDGIPNGIPIYSKRKKGCIYLSLTENKEDMDNWYVDTQMSSVRTDLAIEELIEKHVSSSPARTEFTIEPVTSPEEMALKLGLNLKLWTPALRQKFGNWDKNKNYVAVKLDRIYFSITYEPAEPGYKGVFTEEITTEDLKDDTAPGNPICYVSSVSYGESYIILYESNVSRRALELAVRAAFAGQNAETSIDQKQTFNEAKCTMIQIGGDPVAGSETVFGNYEKLRNFVTEGAVVSSHNIGVPISYMLSHLLDNSTVRLSNTLEYNVTTQKVLPEKPINNVIIDVFEAYMPAPQSKRKISNYSAMILKKVIVSTILNNGEKKDRQLIESPQILNTKNTGALYPIHKSISLLMVPSDARIRIETQFYVKNQTYKTGDQMDENDFTLLQEFEFDKTNNVWKPVQQTERPFERLTKHLDNFGGATMDFTLNYRFTCDKVEYPISQKAN from the coding sequence ATGAAAAAACAAATCCCATTAATAACAACTGCCATTCTCTGCCTGGCAATACTCTGCGGATGTCACGATAAAGACGATAAAAACGTAGAGTTTAACAACCCACCGACCGAAATGATAGACGAAGTCGGCAAATTGATACAAGATGCCGGGCATATAGAGACTTTACCCGAAAAAAATACGGTTATATTACTCGACGAAAAAAAGTCGGATAAGATTGAGTGGGTTAAAGATGATCTAAGTGGAGACGAATACCTAGGGTATTCTGTAATAACCACTGAACATCATAGTATTATCGATAACCTCATGGAGTTTGTCACCCTCGACCCCCGGGACATTCTCTGGCCCGGCGCCCTCATACAGGGCAAATCGTTAATCGACGGCATTCCCAACGGCATTCCCATATACAGCAAGCGGAAAAAAGGATGCATTTACCTATCTCTTACCGAAAATAAGGAGGATATGGACAATTGGTATGTAGATACCCAAATGAGCAGTGTACGGACTGATCTGGCCATAGAAGAATTAATAGAAAAACACGTAAGTTCTTCTCCTGCCCGCACCGAGTTTACGATAGAGCCGGTTACTTCACCCGAAGAAATGGCCCTGAAACTCGGTTTAAACCTGAAATTATGGACTCCGGCCCTCCGACAAAAGTTCGGAAACTGGGATAAAAATAAAAACTACGTAGCGGTAAAACTCGACCGAATCTATTTCTCTATCACATACGAACCCGCCGAACCCGGATATAAGGGAGTCTTCACCGAGGAGATCACCACCGAAGACCTGAAAGATGATACCGCTCCGGGAAACCCCATCTGTTACGTGAGTTCGGTCTCTTACGGAGAATCCTATATAATACTTTACGAGTCGAACGTCAGCCGCCGCGCTCTCGAGCTGGCCGTGAGGGCCGCATTTGCGGGACAAAATGCAGAGACGTCCATAGACCAGAAACAAACCTTTAACGAAGCTAAATGTACAATGATACAGATCGGCGGCGACCCTGTCGCCGGTTCGGAAACCGTATTCGGAAATTATGAAAAACTCCGCAATTTCGTCACCGAAGGCGCCGTCGTTTCCTCACACAATATAGGCGTACCCATCTCTTACATGCTCTCGCACCTGCTCGACAACAGTACCGTACGGCTCAGTAACACACTTGAATATAATGTAACTACTCAAAAAGTTTTACCTGAAAAACCAATTAATAATGTAATTATAGATGTTTTTGAAGCATATATGCCCGCACCACAATCTAAAAGGAAAATATCGAATTATTCAGCAATGATATTAAAAAAAGTCATTGTATCAACCATTTTAAATAACGGAGAAAAAAAAGATAGACAATTAATAGAATCACCCCAAATTTTAAATACCAAAAATACTGGAGCCCTTTATCCCATTCATAAATCAATTTCACTTTTAATGGTACCAAGTGACGCACGCATTCGTATCGAAACTCAATTCTATGTAAAAAATCAGACCTATAAAACGGGAGATCAAATGGATGAAAACGACTTTACATTGTTACAGGAATTCGAGTTCGATAAAACAAATAACGTCTGGAAACCGGTGCAACAGACAGAAAGGCCTTTTGAAAGACTCACCAAACACTTAGACAATTTCGGCGGCGCTACTATGGACTTTACCCTAAATTATAGGTTCACCTGCGATAAAGTTGAATACCCGATTTCTCAGAAAGCCAATTGA
- a CDS encoding thiol-activated cytolysin family protein: MKKQIPLITSAILCLAILCGCHDKDDKNVEFNNPPTEMIDEVGKLIQDAGHIETLPEKNTVILLDDEKSDKAEWIKDDINGNLYKGYSYKTTTRHNTTNNLEEYVTFTPSDFFWPGALIQGKSLTDGIPDGIPIYSKRKKGCIYLSLTENKEDMDNWYVDTQMSSVRTDLAIEELIEKHVSPSPARTEFTIEPVTSPEEMTLKLGLNLKLWTPIIRQKFGNWDKNKNYVAVKLDRIYFSIAYEPAEPGYKGVFTEKITTEDLKDDTAPGNPICYVSSVSYGESYIMLYESNVSRQSLELAVQAAFTGNKVVGGIDRTQTFNEAKCKMVQIGGDPDAGLETVFGNYEKLHNFVTEGAIVSSHNIGVPISYMLSHLLDNSTVRLSNTLEYNVTTPNFLPQKQKNDVMIDIFNAYMPAPQSKRKISNYSVITLKAVNISEIDSIGNINNFKYLFPKPATLSTINTGADFSIYRTILFQKVDKQSRIRIKAQFYAKNKTYRPGTQEDEDEFTLMQEFEFDKTNNVWKPVQQTERPFERLSKHIDNFGGATMDFTLNYRFYCDGITYPIPEKN; the protein is encoded by the coding sequence ATGAAAAAACAAATCCCATTAATAACATCTGCCATTCTCTGCCTGGCAATACTCTGCGGATGTCACGATAAAGACGATAAAAACGTAGAGTTTAACAACCCACCGACCGAAATGATAGACGAAGTCGGCAAATTGATACAAGATGCCGGGCATATAGAGACTTTACCCGAAAAAAATACGGTTATATTACTAGACGATGAAAAGTCGGATAAAGCAGAATGGATTAAAGATGATATAAACGGAAATCTATATAAAGGGTATTCTTATAAAACCACAACACGCCACAACACAACCAATAATCTCGAGGAATATGTCACATTTACTCCTTCGGATTTCTTCTGGCCCGGCGCCCTGATACAGGGCAAATCGTTGACCGACGGCATTCCCGACGGCATTCCCATATACAGCAAGCGGAAAAAAGGATGCATTTACCTATCTCTTACCGAAAATAAGGAGGATATGGACAATTGGTATGTAGATACCCAAATGAGCAGTGTACGGACCGATCTGGCCATAGAAGAATTAATAGAAAAACACGTAAGTCCTTCTCCTGCCCGCACCGAGTTTACGATAGAGCCGGTTACTTCACCCGAAGAAATGACCCTGAAACTCGGTTTAAACCTGAAATTATGGACTCCGATCATCCGACAAAAGTTCGGAAACTGGGACAAAAATAAAAACTACGTAGCGGTAAAACTCGACCGAATATATTTCTCCATCGCATACGAACCTGCCGAACCCGGATATAAGGGAGTCTTCACCGAGAAAATCACCACCGAAGACCTGAAAGATGATACCGCTCCGGGAAACCCCATCTGCTACGTGAGCTCGGTCTCTTACGGAGAATCCTACATTATGCTTTACGAATCAAATGTGAGCCGTCAATCCCTTGAATTAGCAGTACAAGCCGCCTTCACGGGGAATAAAGTAGTAGGAGGTATCGATCGCACCCAAACTTTTAACGAGGCCAAATGCAAAATGGTACAGATCGGCGGCGACCCTGACGCCGGCCTCGAGACCGTATTCGGAAATTATGAAAAACTCCACAATTTCGTCACCGAAGGCGCCATCGTTTCCTCACACAATATCGGGGTTCCCATCTCTTACATGCTCTCGCACCTGCTCGACAACAGTACCGTACGACTCAGCAACACCCTTGAATACAATGTTACTACCCCAAATTTTTTACCACAAAAACAAAAAAATGATGTGATGATCGATATATTTAATGCCTATATGCCTGCTCCTCAATCGAAAAGAAAAATATCGAATTATTCTGTCATCACTTTAAAAGCAGTAAATATATCTGAAATCGATAGTATCGGAAATATTAATAATTTCAAGTACCTGTTTCCTAAACCAGCCACATTAAGTACAATCAATACTGGAGCTGATTTTTCAATATATCGTACAATTTTATTCCAAAAAGTTGACAAACAATCCCGTATCCGCATCAAGGCTCAATTCTATGCAAAAAATAAAACCTATCGACCGGGTACGCAGGAAGATGAAGATGAATTTACGCTGATGCAGGAATTTGAATTCGATAAAACAAATAACGTCTGGAAACCGGTGCAACAGACGGAACGGCCTTTTGAAAGACTCTCCAAACACATCGACAATTTCGGAGGCGCTACTATGGACTTTACCCTCAACTACCGATTCTACTGTGATGGTATTACCTACCCCATTCCTGAAAAAAATTAA
- a CDS encoding thiol-activated cytolysin family protein, whose translation MNKNFLIAALIAFCTITAFFSCHEKETIIIKEQPVDPEEEPLPPMNPNQEAVADLIVKAGRIATLPEKNITTLVDSAKSDKLDYYTDEASGLKYKGYSYKTTTHHSIVNNPMEFVTLDPWDILWPGALIQGKSLTDGIPASIPIFSKRKPGRIYLSLVSGNQNMDTWYKEVPLSGAFVTQAMNELLEKHLNANPARTAFEIETVTSVEEMALKLGVNLKLFGSKLNQNFGGNWSDSKSYVAVKLNQIFFTMAYEGPDGGIVGTFTDDITPLDLKYYTGPDNPICYVSSVSYGRSYIMLYESRESRRTLELAVKAAFAGQEASASVDRKQTFNEAKCKMVQLGGDPVAGLETVFGDYEKLRKFVTDGAVVSAHNIGVPISYKLSHLLDNSTVRLSNTLEYDVTTQTFLPAVPKNNVTIDIYDVIMPPPQSKREISNYSAMILRAVNVYQLDSDGTKIYDYLVKKPNIQNTKNNGASIPIFKTLNYLSVPHDSRIRIEAQFYAINQTYKPGTQKEEDEFTLIQDFEFDKNKNVWRPVQQNPNPFEKLTKHIENFGGATMDFTLNYRFYCDGIIYPIPEKN comes from the coding sequence ATGAACAAGAATTTTTTAATTGCCGCCCTTATCGCTTTTTGTACGATAACCGCATTTTTTAGTTGTCACGAAAAAGAGACCATTATCATCAAAGAACAGCCGGTAGACCCGGAAGAGGAACCGCTACCGCCCATGAATCCCAATCAGGAGGCCGTGGCCGATCTCATCGTAAAGGCAGGCCGCATCGCCACCTTGCCCGAAAAAAATATCACGACACTGGTTGATTCAGCAAAGTCGGATAAACTGGATTATTATACCGATGAAGCATCTGGTTTAAAATATAAAGGATATTCCTATAAAACCACCACGCACCACAGCATCGTGAATAACCCCATGGAGTTCGTCACCCTCGATCCCTGGGACATTCTCTGGCCCGGCGCCTTGATACAGGGTAAATCGTTGACCGACGGTATCCCCGCCAGCATCCCCATCTTCAGCAAGCGGAAACCGGGCAGAATCTATCTCTCCCTCGTTTCGGGTAACCAGAATATGGATACCTGGTACAAAGAGGTACCCCTGAGCGGAGCCTTCGTTACCCAGGCGATGAACGAGCTGCTCGAGAAACATCTCAACGCCAACCCGGCACGGACCGCCTTCGAGATAGAAACCGTAACTTCGGTCGAGGAAATGGCGCTGAAATTGGGGGTAAACCTGAAACTTTTCGGCAGCAAACTCAACCAGAATTTCGGCGGCAACTGGAGCGACAGCAAAAGCTACGTGGCGGTAAAACTCAACCAGATCTTTTTTACCATGGCCTACGAAGGGCCCGACGGCGGTATAGTGGGCACCTTTACCGACGACATTACCCCGCTCGACCTCAAATATTACACCGGCCCCGATAATCCCATCTGTTACGTGAGTTCGGTCTCTTACGGCCGCTCGTATATTATGCTCTACGAGTCGAGGGAAAGCCGCCGCACCCTCGAGCTGGCCGTGAAAGCCGCATTTGCCGGTCAAGAAGCAAGCGCATCGGTAGACCGAAAACAAACCTTTAACGAGGCCAAATGCAAAATGGTACAGCTCGGCGGCGACCCTGTCGCCGGCCTCGAGACCGTTTTCGGCGATTACGAAAAACTCCGCAAGTTCGTCACCGACGGCGCCGTCGTTTCCGCCCACAATATAGGCGTACCCATCTCTTACAAACTCTCGCACTTGCTCGACAACAGTACCGTGCGGCTCAGCAATACGCTCGAATACGATGTCACTACCCAAACCTTCTTACCGGCTGTGCCCAAAAATAATGTCACTATCGATATTTATGACGTAATTATGCCGCCACCACAATCGAAACGGGAGATTTCTAATTACTCGGCTATGATTTTAAGAGCAGTAAATGTATATCAATTAGATAGTGATGGAACTAAAATATACGATTATTTAGTAAAGAAACCAAATATCCAAAATACTAAAAATAATGGCGCTAGTATTCCTATATTTAAAACTTTAAACTATTTAAGTGTACCTCATGATTCAAGAATTCGTATCGAAGCCCAATTCTACGCTATAAATCAAACTTATAAACCCGGTACGCAAAAGGAAGAAGACGAGTTTACGCTGATACAGGATTTCGAGTTCGATAAAAATAAAAACGTATGGAGACCCGTGCAACAAAACCCGAACCCTTTCGAGAAACTCACCAAACACATTGAAAATTTCGGCGGCGCTACTATGGATTTTACCCTCAACTACCGCTTCTATTGCGATGGCATTATCTATCCCATCCCTGAAAAAAATTAA
- a CDS encoding thiol-activated cytolysin family protein — MNKILSIAIACMVLFIFIRCTDKEEAPLPTPHLPTAEEIFIEKINKIKELIDSAGTLPTEETTPMKRELVSRKDNDVVYRYDEETEDYGYYTPVNFTFSQKAFEKVAELPPMKSVDVIWPGNLIQGKSVADGNLAAIPVADKRAGGEIVLNVVSGQEDMMYYRHVENMSGAGVTQAMNDMLAPYESGFPADVSYLQSSVSSIEEMSYYLDMRPEELNEKSNGAFKPVNWTTYTNKVMIKLRQVFFTISYDYRGIENVFSQNIEYNDLKAYITENNPPCYIASVSYGRYFILLYESEYSENKLYDVLRKAYSTENLEDFTPQEKKIIHKSKVYMVQVGGNPVAGLETITTDPDKIREFVIGGAVFSKDNVGAPISYKVCYLQNAVPLITYKKLDVVTEKLTYIPEKKTNNVTIEIKDIFSDKLNLTGGNMQLSNHSWVTVGDIAVNVYNRDGSLFKRLPPLKTGIVRVPTKENATYRKYDHRISTGELGENTDKRVAIEFTVHYYIERYGGGTSADQRIYRKRLEFAFDDKTQTWKISDKDIYQKDSFTLMNLRDYFNFCYIDFQLGFRFSANRETYKQ; from the coding sequence ATGAACAAAATTTTATCAATCGCCATTGCCTGCATGGTTTTATTCATCTTTATCCGTTGTACCGATAAAGAAGAGGCCCCGTTACCGACCCCCCATCTGCCTACCGCAGAAGAAATATTTATCGAAAAGATAAATAAAATCAAAGAACTTATCGACAGTGCCGGTACATTACCTACCGAAGAAACTACCCCTATGAAACGGGAATTGGTATCGAGAAAAGATAACGACGTAGTGTACCGGTACGACGAAGAAACCGAAGACTACGGGTATTACACGCCCGTGAATTTTACGTTCTCTCAAAAAGCGTTCGAAAAAGTGGCCGAACTGCCGCCCATGAAATCGGTCGATGTCATCTGGCCCGGCAACCTCATACAGGGCAAGTCGGTGGCCGACGGTAACCTCGCCGCTATACCCGTAGCCGACAAGCGCGCGGGAGGCGAAATCGTACTCAACGTAGTATCCGGACAAGAAGACATGATGTATTACCGCCATGTCGAAAACATGTCGGGAGCGGGAGTTACACAAGCCATGAACGATATGCTGGCGCCCTACGAGAGCGGATTTCCCGCCGACGTATCGTACCTGCAATCGTCGGTCTCCTCTATCGAGGAAATGTCCTATTACCTCGATATGCGCCCCGAGGAACTGAACGAAAAAAGCAACGGCGCGTTCAAGCCGGTCAACTGGACCACATACACCAATAAGGTGATGATAAAACTCCGGCAGGTATTCTTTACCATATCGTACGATTACCGGGGTATCGAAAACGTATTTTCGCAAAATATCGAATACAACGACCTGAAAGCCTATATAACCGAGAACAATCCGCCCTGTTATATCGCGTCGGTCTCGTACGGCCGGTATTTCATTCTGCTGTACGAGTCGGAATACTCCGAAAACAAACTCTACGACGTGCTGCGTAAAGCCTATAGCACCGAGAATCTCGAGGATTTTACCCCGCAGGAGAAAAAAATCATTCACAAGTCTAAAGTATACATGGTACAGGTGGGCGGTAATCCGGTGGCCGGGCTCGAGACCATAACGACCGATCCCGACAAAATACGCGAGTTCGTCATCGGCGGTGCCGTTTTCTCGAAAGACAACGTCGGGGCGCCCATTAGTTACAAGGTATGCTACCTGCAAAACGCCGTCCCCCTGATTACGTATAAAAAACTCGATGTCGTTACCGAGAAACTCACCTATATCCCCGAGAAAAAGACCAATAACGTAACCATCGAGATCAAAGACATATTCTCCGACAAGCTCAACCTTACCGGCGGCAATATGCAACTCTCTAACCACTCGTGGGTTACCGTAGGCGATATCGCGGTAAACGTATACAACCGCGACGGGTCGCTCTTTAAAAGGCTTCCCCCCCTGAAAACGGGCATCGTACGGGTACCTACCAAAGAAAACGCCACCTACCGCAAATACGACCACCGGATAAGTACCGGCGAGTTGGGCGAAAATACCGATAAACGCGTTGCGATCGAGTTTACCGTACACTATTACATCGAGCGCTACGGCGGGGGCACCTCGGCCGACCAGCGCATTTACCGTAAACGGCTCGAATTCGCCTTCGACGACAAAACTCAAACCTGGAAAATCAGCGACAAAGACATTTACCAGAAAGATTCTTTTACCCTGATGAACCTCAGGGATTATTTCAATTTCTGTTATATCGACTTCCAACTCGGTTTCCGCTTCAGCGCAAACCGCGAAACTTATAAACAATAA
- a CDS encoding thiol-activated cytolysin family protein, with the protein MKYKLYSFLGILMCLTVFSACNDKDNTDKNNPDTNPQQTAVGELIEKAGRIAALPEKNTVILLDEKKSDKLEKYQDDISGLTYKGYSYKTTTRHSIVDNPMEFVTLDPWDILWPGALIQGKSLTDGIPAGIPIYSKRKPGRLSLSLMENKEDMDKWYVDTQMSSVRTDLAIEELIEKHVSPSPARTEFTIEPVTSPEEMALKLGLNLKLWTPVLRQKFGNWDKNKNYVAVKLDRIYFSIAYEPAEPGYKGVFTEEITTEDLKDDTAPGNPICYVSSVSYGESYITLYESSVSRNTLEMAVKAAVAGQIITGSSDPKLTFNEAGCKMVQLGGGAVAGLETVFGDYEKLNKFVAEGAVVSAHNIGVPISYKISHLIDNSTVWLSNTLEYEVTNQTYLPEIPSNDVTIDIYDAVMPAPQSKREISNYSKMILKEVNICTRSEDNVERKKTMIVSPIHQNTKNNGANIPIFRNFTFTGVPKDSRISIETLFYVKNQTYKLDKEMEEWEFTLTQEFEFDKNKNVWKPVQQTPHPFEKLTKHLDNFGGATMDFALNYRFYCDGITYPIPEKN; encoded by the coding sequence GTGAAATATAAATTATACTCATTCTTAGGAATATTAATGTGTTTAACGGTATTCTCAGCCTGCAATGACAAGGATAATACCGATAAAAATAATCCGGATACGAACCCGCAACAGACCGCTGTCGGCGAACTGATCGAAAAGGCAGGACGTATCGCCGCTTTGCCCGAAAAAAATACGGTTATATTACTCGACGAAAAAAAGTCGGATAAACTGGAAAAATATCAGGATGATATCTCAGGATTAACATATAAAGGGTATTCTTATAAAACCACCACGCGCCACAGCATCGTAGATAATCCCATGGAGTTCGTCACCCTCGATCCCTGGGATATCCTCTGGCCCGGCGCCCTCATACAGGGAAAATCGTTGACTGACGGCATTCCCGCCGGCATACCCATATACAGCAAGCGCAAACCCGGCCGTTTAAGTCTGTCATTGATGGAAAACAAAGAAGATATGGATAAATGGTATGTAGATACCCAAATGAGCAGTGTACGGACTGATCTGGCCATAGAAGAATTAATAGAAAAACACGTAAGTCCTTCTCCTGCCCGCACCGAGTTTACGATAGAGCCGGTTACTTCACCCGAAGAAATGGCCCTGAAACTCGGTTTAAACCTGAAATTATGGACTCCGGTCCTCCGACAAAAGTTCGGAAACTGGGATAAAAATAAAAACTACGTAGCGGTAAAACTCGACCGAATCTATTTTTCTATCGCATACGAACCCGCTGAACCCGGGTATAAGGGAGTCTTCACCGAGGAAATCACCACCGAAGACCTGAAAGATGATACCGCTCCGGGAAACCCCATCTGCTACGTGAGTTCGGTCTCTTACGGAGAATCCTATATAACACTTTACGAGTCGAGCGTCAGCAGGAATACTCTCGAGATGGCGGTGAAAGCCGCAGTTGCCGGCCAAATTATAACCGGATCCTCAGACCCGAAACTAACCTTTAACGAGGCCGGATGCAAAATGGTGCAACTCGGCGGCGGCGCTGTCGCCGGCCTCGAGACCGTTTTCGGCGATTACGAAAAACTCAACAAGTTCGTCGCCGAAGGCGCCGTCGTTTCCGCCCACAATATCGGGGTTCCCATCTCTTACAAAATCTCGCATCTGATCGATAACAGTACCGTGTGGCTCAGCAATACCCTCGAGTACGAAGTCACTAACCAGACTTACTTACCGGAAATACCAAGCAATGATGTTACTATCGATATTTATGACGCAGTTATGCCTGCACCGCAATCGAAACGGGAAATTTCTAATTACTCCAAAATGATCTTAAAAGAGGTAAATATATGTACAAGAAGTGAGGATAATGTTGAAAGAAAAAAAACTATGATTGTGTCCCCTATTCATCAAAATACTAAAAATAACGGCGCAAATATTCCCATATTTAGAAATTTTACATTTACAGGCGTTCCTAAAGATTCCCGTATTAGTATAGAAACTCTGTTCTACGTGAAAAACCAGACCTATAAACTGGATAAGGAAATGGAAGAGTGGGAATTTACGCTAACGCAAGAATTCGAGTTCGATAAGAACAAAAATGTGTGGAAACCGGTGCAACAAACCCCGCACCCCTTCGAAAAACTCACCAAACACTTAGACAATTTCGGTGGCGCTACTATGGACTTTGCCCTCAACTACCGATTCTACTGTGATGGTATTACCTACCCCATTCCTGAAAAAAATTAA